The Cucumis melo cultivar AY chromosome 6, USDA_Cmelo_AY_1.0, whole genome shotgun sequence genome includes a region encoding these proteins:
- the LOC103483833 gene encoding protein ALWAYS EARLY 3 isoform X1, with the protein MAPSRKSRSVNKRFSSANEASSSKYVEDAGKSKQKKRKFADLLGPQWSKDEVEQFYEAYRKYGKDWKKVAAAVRNRSTEMVEALFTMNRAYLSLPEGTASVVGLIAMMTDHYSVLRDSESEQESNEDSGAIRKPQKRLRGKSRNSNLKGSDAHFGDASQSQLLPTNYGCLSLLKKRRSGIKPHAVGKRTPRVPVSYSYDKDGREKLFSPSKHNSKGKVDDPNDDDVAHEIALVLTEASQRDGSPQLSQTPNPKIEGHVLSPIRNDRMRSESDMMSTKFRCSEMDEGGCELSLGSTGADNVDYDLGKCTREVQRKGKRYYGKKPEVEESMYNHLDDIKEACSGTEEGQKSGSLRGKLENEDLDVKSVRSSFKGPRKRSKKALFGDECSAFDALQTLADLSLMMPDTNAETEPPAKVKEENLDVMGKSKMKGSHSVAGAEISALKTSKTGKAFGSNVSPIPEAEGIQGSNNGNRKRKLKSSPFKISSKDEENDSRLHDTLKIKAADEAKNSVGKVKRSPHSAGLKSGKISKPLDHHSSSSTDHKREEGDYALSTAQVLSNNPISLPTKLRSRRKMKLWKSQRDAKIPESTSIDQLNITAQSIDDRQHDLKERHSNCLSWHKLRRWCVFEWFYSAIDFPWFAKCEFVEYLNHVGLGHIPRLTRVEWGVIRSSLGRPRRFSAQFLKEEKQKLNQYRESVRKHYAELRAGTREGLPTDLARPLSVGQRVIAIHPKTREIHDGSVLTVDYSRCRVQFDRPELGVEFVMDIECMPLNPVENMPANLSRHGVTLDKIFGNLNEVKINGLLKEAKIEDYMKSTSNDKLESTEGSVYISPSTHHINKLIKQAKVDLGCSNLQAKFGLSETVGIQQETSSQPSALAQIQAKEADVHALSELSRALDKKEVVVSELKRLNDEVLENQINGDNLLKDSENFKKQYAAVLLQLNEVNEQVSSALYCLRQRNTYQGTSPLMFLKPVHDSGDPCSHSQEPGSHVAEIVGSSRAKAQTMIDEAMQAILALKKGESNLENIEEAIDFVSNRLTVDDLALPTVRSAAADTSNAAPVSQNHFNVCTSNTSTASFVVGAKSNGSSDKTEMEIPSELIAHCVATLLMIQKCTERQFPPSDVAQVLDSAVSSLQPCCPQNLPLYAEIQKCMGIIRSQILALIPT; encoded by the exons ATGGCCCCGTCAAGAAAGTCTAGAAGTGTTAATAAGCGGTTTTCTTCTGCTAATGAGGCATCCTCAAGCAAATACGTGGAAGATGCCGGCAAAAGCAAGCAGAAG AAGAGGAAATTTGCTGACCTGCTAGGGCCTCAATGGAGTAAGGATGAGGTCGAGCAGTTCTATGAAGCATATCGTAAATATGGAAAAGATTGGAAGAAG GTTGCTGCTGCAGTAAGGAACCGTTCTACAGAAATGGTTGAGGCTCTCTTCACCATGAACAGG GCCTATTTGTCACTTCCAGAGGGTACTGCTTCAGTTGTTGGGTTAATTGCAATGATGACTGATCATTACAGCGTACTG AGAGACAGTGAAAGTGAACAAGAAAGCAATGAGGATTCTGGAGCAATAAGAAAGCCTCAAAAGCGACTGCGTGGAAAGTCACGAAATAGCAACTTGAAGGGATCAGACGCACATTTTGGAGATGCTTCACAATCACAGTTACTTCCAACAAATTATGGCTGCCTGTCATTGTTGAAGAAGAGGCGTTCTG GAATTAAACCTCATGCTGTTGGAAAACGGACTCCGCGGGTTCCTGTATCATATTCATACGACAAAGATGGTAGAGAGAAGCTCTTTTCACCCTCCAAGCATAATAGCAAGGGAAAGGTTGATGATCCAAACGATGATGATGTTGCTCATGAGATAGCATTAGTTTTAACAGAGGCTTCACAACGAGATGGTTCTCCTCAACTTTCACAAACACCAAATCCAAAAATAGAAGGTCATGTACTTTCACCTATCCGAAATGACAGGATG CGAAGTGAATCAGATATGATGAGTACGAAGTTTCGATGTAGTGAAATGGATGAAGGTGGTTGCGAATTAAGCTTAGGAAGCACTGGAGCTGATAATGTAGACTATGACCTGGGGAAATGTACTCGTGAGGTTCAAAGAAAGGGTAAAAGGTACTATGGAAAGAAGCCAGAAGTTGAAGAAAGTATGTACAACCACTTGGATGACATTAAGGAAGCTTGCAGTGGGACAGAAGAGGGACAAAAATCAGGCAGTTTGAGGGGAAAGCTTGAAAATGAGGATTTGGACGTCAAATCTGTGAGATCCTCTTTTAAAGGACCGAGGAAAAGAAGTAAGAAAGCTCTATTTGGAG ATGAATGTTCAGCGTTTGATGCACTGCAAACTTTAGCTGATTTGTCTCTAATGATGCCAGACACAAATGCTGAGACTG AGCCTCCTGCAAAGGTTAAAGAAGAAAATCTCGATGTCATGGGCAAGTCGAAAATGAAAGGGAGTCATTCAGTTGCTGGAGCTGAAATCTCTGCTCTCAAAACATCTAAGACTGGAAAAGCTTTTGGCAGCAACGTTAGTCCTATTCCTGAAGCAGAGGGAATTCAAGGATCCAATAACGGAAACCGAAAAAGGAAACTGAAGTCTTCTCCATTTAAA ATATCATCTAAAGATGAAGAAAACGACTCTCGTCTCCATGATACTCTGAAAATCAAG gcTGCAGATGAAGCAAAGAATTCTGTTGGTAAAGTTAAACGTTCCCCTCACAGTGCTGGACTTAAGTCTGGCAAAATATCAAAACCTCTAGATCATCACTCATCTTCAAGTACTGACCATAAAAGAGAAGAGGGTGACTATGCTTTATCCACAGCCCAAGTTCTATCAAATAATCCAATCAGCTTACCTACCAAACTGAGGAGCAGGCGGAAGATGAAACTGTGGAAGTCACAAAGAGATGCAAAAATTCCTGAGAGTACTTCGATTGATCAACTTAATATTACTGCTCAATCAATAGATGACAGACAACATGATCTCAAG GAGCGGCATTCTAATTGCCTATCTTGGCATAAATTGCGTAGATGGTGTGTTTTTGAGTGGTTCTATAGTGCAATTGACTTTCCATGGTTTGCGAAGTGTGAGTTTGTAGAGTACTTGAATCACGTTGGATTGGGTCACATTCCTAGATTGACACGTGTTGAGTGGGGTGTTATTCGAAG TTCCCTTGGGAGACCACGGAGATTCTCAGCTCAATTCTTGAAGGAAGAAAAACAGAAGCTTAATCAATATAGGGAATCTGTTAGGAAACACTATGCTGAACTTCGTGCAGGCACAAGGGAAGGACTTCCAACTGATTTAGCTCGGCCATTATCTGTTGGACAGCGTGTTATTGCGATTCATCCAAAAACAAGAGAGATCCATGATGGAAGTGTACTTACTGTTGACTATAGCAGGTGTCGTGTTCAGTTTGACCGACCTGAACTTGGGGTTGAATTTGTCATG GATATCGAGTGTATGCCTTTAAATCCAGTTGAAAACATGCCTGCAAATTTGTCAAGACATGGTGTGACTCTTGATAAAATATTTGGGAACCTCAACGAGGTTAAGATTAATGGCTTACTGAAGGAAGCGAAGATTGAAGATTATATGAAATCAACCAGCAATGATAAACTTGAAAGCACTGAGGGTTCTGTGTATATTTCCCCTTCCACTCATCACatcaacaaattaattaaacaagcAAAG GTTGACCTTGGGTGCTCTAATCTACAAGCTAAATTTGGGCTTAGTGAGACTGTCGGTATTCAACAGGAGACAAGTTCCCAACCTTCTGCTCTTGCTCAAATTCAAGCAAAAGAAGCTGACGTTCATGCTCTTTCTGAACTGTCACGTGCACTTGACAAGAAG GAGGTGGTGGTGTCTGAATTGAAGCGATTAAATGATGAGGTGTTGGAAAACCAAATAAATGGAGACAACTTGCTAAAGGATTCAGAAAACTTTAAGAAGCAATATGCTGCTGTGCTACTACAGTTGAATGAAGTTAATGAACAG GTTTCCTCTGCTTTGTATTGCTTAAGGCAGCGCAATACATATCAAGGGACTTCACCATTGATGTTCCTCAAGCCAGTGCATGACTCGGGCGACCCATGCTCTCATTCTCAGGAACCTGGTTCCCATGTAGCTGAAATTGTGGGAAGTTCCAGAGCAAAGGCTCAAACAATGATCGATGAAGCAATGCAG GCCATTCTAGCTCTGAAAAAAGGAGAAAGTAATTTGGAGAATATTGAAGAAGCCATTGATTTTGTGAGTAATAGACTCACAGTGGATGATCTGGCCTTGCCAACTGTGAGATCAGCAGCTGCAGATACTAGTAAtgccgctccagtatctcagaATCATTTCAATGTATGTACATCGAACACATCGACTGCTAGTTTTGTAGTTGGTGCCAAATCCAATGGCTCATCTGACAAGACTGAAATGGAGATCCCTTCTGAACTGATTGCACACTGTGTAGCCACTCTACTCATGATTCAG AAATGCACAGAACGACAGTTCCCACCGTCTGACGTTGCTCAGGTACTGGATTCTGCTGTCAGTAGTTTGCAGCCATGTTGTCCTCAGAACCTTCCACTATACGCAGAGATACAGAAATGCATGGGAATTATAAGGAGTCAGATACTTGCGCTTATACCCACGTAG
- the LOC103483833 gene encoding protein ALWAYS EARLY 3 isoform X3, giving the protein MAPSRKSRSVNKRFSSANEASSSKYVEDAGKSKQKKRKFADLLGPQWSKDEVEQFYEAYRKYGKDWKKVAAAVRNRSTEMVEALFTMNRAYLSLPEGTASVVGLIAMMTDHYSVLRDSESEQESNEDSGAIRKPQKRLRGKSRNSNLKGSDAHFGDASQSQLLPTNYGCLSLLKKRRSGIKPHAVGKRTPRVPVSYSYDKDGREKLFSPSKHNSKGKVDDPNDDDVAHEIALVLTEASQRDGSPQLSQTPNPKIEGHVLSPIRNDRMRSESDMMSTKFRCSEMDEGGCELSLGSTGADNVDYDLGKCTREVQRKGKRYYGKKPEVEESMYNHLDDIKEACSGTEEGQKSGSLRGKLENEDLDVKSVRSSFKGPRKRSKKALFGDECSAFDALQTLADLSLMMPDTNAETEPPAKVKEENLDVMGKSKMKGSHSVAGAEISALKTSKTGKAFGSNVSPIPEAEGIQGSNNGNRKRKLKSSPFKISSKDEENDSRLHDTLKIKAADEAKNSVGKVKRSPHSAGLKSGKISKPLDHHSSSSTDHKREEGDYALSTAQVLSNNPISLPTKLRSRRKMKLWKSQRDAKIPESTSIDQLNITAQSIDDRQHDLKERHSNCLSWHKLRRWCVFEWFYSAIDFPWFAKCEFVEYLNHVGLGHIPRLTRVEWGVIRSSLGRPRRFSAQFLKEEKQKLNQYRESVRKHYAELRAGTREGLPTDLARPLSVGQRVIAIHPKTREIHDGSVLTVDYSRCRVQFDRPELGVEFVMDIECMPLNPVENMPANLSRHGVTLDKIFGNLNEVKINGLLKEAKIEDYMKSTSNDKLESTEGSVYISPSTHHINKLIKQAKEVVVSELKRLNDEVLENQINGDNLLKDSENFKKQYAAVLLQLNEVNEQVSSALYCLRQRNTYQGTSPLMFLKPVHDSGDPCSHSQEPGSHVAEIVGSSRAKAQTMIDEAMQAILALKKGESNLENIEEAIDFVSNRLTVDDLALPTVRSAAADTSNAAPVSQNHFNVCTSNTSTASFVVGAKSNGSSDKTEMEIPSELIAHCVATLLMIQKCTERQFPPSDVAQVLDSAVSSLQPCCPQNLPLYAEIQKCMGIIRSQILALIPT; this is encoded by the exons ATGGCCCCGTCAAGAAAGTCTAGAAGTGTTAATAAGCGGTTTTCTTCTGCTAATGAGGCATCCTCAAGCAAATACGTGGAAGATGCCGGCAAAAGCAAGCAGAAG AAGAGGAAATTTGCTGACCTGCTAGGGCCTCAATGGAGTAAGGATGAGGTCGAGCAGTTCTATGAAGCATATCGTAAATATGGAAAAGATTGGAAGAAG GTTGCTGCTGCAGTAAGGAACCGTTCTACAGAAATGGTTGAGGCTCTCTTCACCATGAACAGG GCCTATTTGTCACTTCCAGAGGGTACTGCTTCAGTTGTTGGGTTAATTGCAATGATGACTGATCATTACAGCGTACTG AGAGACAGTGAAAGTGAACAAGAAAGCAATGAGGATTCTGGAGCAATAAGAAAGCCTCAAAAGCGACTGCGTGGAAAGTCACGAAATAGCAACTTGAAGGGATCAGACGCACATTTTGGAGATGCTTCACAATCACAGTTACTTCCAACAAATTATGGCTGCCTGTCATTGTTGAAGAAGAGGCGTTCTG GAATTAAACCTCATGCTGTTGGAAAACGGACTCCGCGGGTTCCTGTATCATATTCATACGACAAAGATGGTAGAGAGAAGCTCTTTTCACCCTCCAAGCATAATAGCAAGGGAAAGGTTGATGATCCAAACGATGATGATGTTGCTCATGAGATAGCATTAGTTTTAACAGAGGCTTCACAACGAGATGGTTCTCCTCAACTTTCACAAACACCAAATCCAAAAATAGAAGGTCATGTACTTTCACCTATCCGAAATGACAGGATG CGAAGTGAATCAGATATGATGAGTACGAAGTTTCGATGTAGTGAAATGGATGAAGGTGGTTGCGAATTAAGCTTAGGAAGCACTGGAGCTGATAATGTAGACTATGACCTGGGGAAATGTACTCGTGAGGTTCAAAGAAAGGGTAAAAGGTACTATGGAAAGAAGCCAGAAGTTGAAGAAAGTATGTACAACCACTTGGATGACATTAAGGAAGCTTGCAGTGGGACAGAAGAGGGACAAAAATCAGGCAGTTTGAGGGGAAAGCTTGAAAATGAGGATTTGGACGTCAAATCTGTGAGATCCTCTTTTAAAGGACCGAGGAAAAGAAGTAAGAAAGCTCTATTTGGAG ATGAATGTTCAGCGTTTGATGCACTGCAAACTTTAGCTGATTTGTCTCTAATGATGCCAGACACAAATGCTGAGACTG AGCCTCCTGCAAAGGTTAAAGAAGAAAATCTCGATGTCATGGGCAAGTCGAAAATGAAAGGGAGTCATTCAGTTGCTGGAGCTGAAATCTCTGCTCTCAAAACATCTAAGACTGGAAAAGCTTTTGGCAGCAACGTTAGTCCTATTCCTGAAGCAGAGGGAATTCAAGGATCCAATAACGGAAACCGAAAAAGGAAACTGAAGTCTTCTCCATTTAAA ATATCATCTAAAGATGAAGAAAACGACTCTCGTCTCCATGATACTCTGAAAATCAAG gcTGCAGATGAAGCAAAGAATTCTGTTGGTAAAGTTAAACGTTCCCCTCACAGTGCTGGACTTAAGTCTGGCAAAATATCAAAACCTCTAGATCATCACTCATCTTCAAGTACTGACCATAAAAGAGAAGAGGGTGACTATGCTTTATCCACAGCCCAAGTTCTATCAAATAATCCAATCAGCTTACCTACCAAACTGAGGAGCAGGCGGAAGATGAAACTGTGGAAGTCACAAAGAGATGCAAAAATTCCTGAGAGTACTTCGATTGATCAACTTAATATTACTGCTCAATCAATAGATGACAGACAACATGATCTCAAG GAGCGGCATTCTAATTGCCTATCTTGGCATAAATTGCGTAGATGGTGTGTTTTTGAGTGGTTCTATAGTGCAATTGACTTTCCATGGTTTGCGAAGTGTGAGTTTGTAGAGTACTTGAATCACGTTGGATTGGGTCACATTCCTAGATTGACACGTGTTGAGTGGGGTGTTATTCGAAG TTCCCTTGGGAGACCACGGAGATTCTCAGCTCAATTCTTGAAGGAAGAAAAACAGAAGCTTAATCAATATAGGGAATCTGTTAGGAAACACTATGCTGAACTTCGTGCAGGCACAAGGGAAGGACTTCCAACTGATTTAGCTCGGCCATTATCTGTTGGACAGCGTGTTATTGCGATTCATCCAAAAACAAGAGAGATCCATGATGGAAGTGTACTTACTGTTGACTATAGCAGGTGTCGTGTTCAGTTTGACCGACCTGAACTTGGGGTTGAATTTGTCATG GATATCGAGTGTATGCCTTTAAATCCAGTTGAAAACATGCCTGCAAATTTGTCAAGACATGGTGTGACTCTTGATAAAATATTTGGGAACCTCAACGAGGTTAAGATTAATGGCTTACTGAAGGAAGCGAAGATTGAAGATTATATGAAATCAACCAGCAATGATAAACTTGAAAGCACTGAGGGTTCTGTGTATATTTCCCCTTCCACTCATCACatcaacaaattaattaaacaagcAAAG GAGGTGGTGGTGTCTGAATTGAAGCGATTAAATGATGAGGTGTTGGAAAACCAAATAAATGGAGACAACTTGCTAAAGGATTCAGAAAACTTTAAGAAGCAATATGCTGCTGTGCTACTACAGTTGAATGAAGTTAATGAACAG GTTTCCTCTGCTTTGTATTGCTTAAGGCAGCGCAATACATATCAAGGGACTTCACCATTGATGTTCCTCAAGCCAGTGCATGACTCGGGCGACCCATGCTCTCATTCTCAGGAACCTGGTTCCCATGTAGCTGAAATTGTGGGAAGTTCCAGAGCAAAGGCTCAAACAATGATCGATGAAGCAATGCAG GCCATTCTAGCTCTGAAAAAAGGAGAAAGTAATTTGGAGAATATTGAAGAAGCCATTGATTTTGTGAGTAATAGACTCACAGTGGATGATCTGGCCTTGCCAACTGTGAGATCAGCAGCTGCAGATACTAGTAAtgccgctccagtatctcagaATCATTTCAATGTATGTACATCGAACACATCGACTGCTAGTTTTGTAGTTGGTGCCAAATCCAATGGCTCATCTGACAAGACTGAAATGGAGATCCCTTCTGAACTGATTGCACACTGTGTAGCCACTCTACTCATGATTCAG AAATGCACAGAACGACAGTTCCCACCGTCTGACGTTGCTCAGGTACTGGATTCTGCTGTCAGTAGTTTGCAGCCATGTTGTCCTCAGAACCTTCCACTATACGCAGAGATACAGAAATGCATGGGAATTATAAGGAGTCAGATACTTGCGCTTATACCCACGTAG
- the LOC103483833 gene encoding protein ALWAYS EARLY 3 isoform X2 — translation MAPSRKSRSVNKRFSSANEASSSKYVEDAGKSKQKKRKFADLLGPQWSKDEVEQFYEAYRKYGKDWKKVAAAVRNRSTEMVEALFTMNRAYLSLPEGTASVVGLIAMMTDHYSVLRDSESEQESNEDSGAIRKPQKRLRGKSRNSNLKGSDAHFGDASQSQLLPTNYGCLSLLKKRRSGIKPHAVGKRTPRVPVSYSYDKDGREKLFSPSKHNSKGKVDDPNDDDVAHEIALVLTEASQRDGSPQLSQTPNPKIEGHVLSPIRNDRMRSESDMMSTKFRCSEMDEGGCELSLGSTGADNVDYDLGKCTREVQRKGKRYYGKKPEVEESMYNHLDDIKEACSGTEEGQKSGSLRGKLENEDLDVKSVRSSFKGPRKRSKKALFGDECSAFDALQTLADLSLMMPDTNAETEPPAKVKEENLDVMGKSKMKGSHSVAGAEISALKTSKTGKAFGSNVSPIPEAEGIQGSNNGNRKRKLKSSPFKISSKDEENDSRLHDTLKIKAADEAKNSVGKVKRSPHSAGLKSGKISKPLDHHSSSSTDHKREEGDYALSTAQVLSNNPISLPTKLRSRRKMKLWKSQRDAKIPESTSIDQLNITAQSIDDRQHDLKERHSNCLSWHKLRRWCVFEWFYSAIDFPWFAKCEFVEYLNHVGLGHIPRLTRVEWGVIRSSLGRPRRFSAQFLKEEKQKLNQYRESVRKHYAELRAGTREGLPTDLARPLSVGQRVIAIHPKTREIHDGSVLTVDYSRCRVQFDRPELGVEFVMDIECMPLNPVENMPANLSRHGVTLDKIFGNLNEVKINGLLKEAKIEDYMKSTSNDKLESTEGSVYISPSTHHINKLIKQAKVDLGCSNLQAKFGLSETVGIQQETSSQPSALAQIQAKEADVHALSELSRALDKKEVVVSELKRLNDEVLENQINGDNLLKDSENFKKQYAAVLLQLNEVNEQVSSALYCLRQRNTYQGTSPLMFLKPVHDSGDPCSHSQEPGSHVAEIVGSSRAKAQTMIDEAMQAILALKKGESNLENIEEAIDFVSNRLTVDDLALPTVRSAAADTSNAAPVSQNHFNVCTSNTSTASFVVGAKSNGSSDKTEMEIPSELIAHCVATLLMIQKCTERQFPPSDVAQVLDSAVSSLQPCCPQNLPLYAEIQKCMGIIRSQILALIPT, via the exons AAGAGGAAATTTGCTGACCTGCTAGGGCCTCAATGGAGTAAGGATGAGGTCGAGCAGTTCTATGAAGCATATCGTAAATATGGAAAAGATTGGAAGAAG GTTGCTGCTGCAGTAAGGAACCGTTCTACAGAAATGGTTGAGGCTCTCTTCACCATGAACAGG GCCTATTTGTCACTTCCAGAGGGTACTGCTTCAGTTGTTGGGTTAATTGCAATGATGACTGATCATTACAGCGTACTG AGAGACAGTGAAAGTGAACAAGAAAGCAATGAGGATTCTGGAGCAATAAGAAAGCCTCAAAAGCGACTGCGTGGAAAGTCACGAAATAGCAACTTGAAGGGATCAGACGCACATTTTGGAGATGCTTCACAATCACAGTTACTTCCAACAAATTATGGCTGCCTGTCATTGTTGAAGAAGAGGCGTTCTG GAATTAAACCTCATGCTGTTGGAAAACGGACTCCGCGGGTTCCTGTATCATATTCATACGACAAAGATGGTAGAGAGAAGCTCTTTTCACCCTCCAAGCATAATAGCAAGGGAAAGGTTGATGATCCAAACGATGATGATGTTGCTCATGAGATAGCATTAGTTTTAACAGAGGCTTCACAACGAGATGGTTCTCCTCAACTTTCACAAACACCAAATCCAAAAATAGAAGGTCATGTACTTTCACCTATCCGAAATGACAGGATG CGAAGTGAATCAGATATGATGAGTACGAAGTTTCGATGTAGTGAAATGGATGAAGGTGGTTGCGAATTAAGCTTAGGAAGCACTGGAGCTGATAATGTAGACTATGACCTGGGGAAATGTACTCGTGAGGTTCAAAGAAAGGGTAAAAGGTACTATGGAAAGAAGCCAGAAGTTGAAGAAAGTATGTACAACCACTTGGATGACATTAAGGAAGCTTGCAGTGGGACAGAAGAGGGACAAAAATCAGGCAGTTTGAGGGGAAAGCTTGAAAATGAGGATTTGGACGTCAAATCTGTGAGATCCTCTTTTAAAGGACCGAGGAAAAGAAGTAAGAAAGCTCTATTTGGAG ATGAATGTTCAGCGTTTGATGCACTGCAAACTTTAGCTGATTTGTCTCTAATGATGCCAGACACAAATGCTGAGACTG AGCCTCCTGCAAAGGTTAAAGAAGAAAATCTCGATGTCATGGGCAAGTCGAAAATGAAAGGGAGTCATTCAGTTGCTGGAGCTGAAATCTCTGCTCTCAAAACATCTAAGACTGGAAAAGCTTTTGGCAGCAACGTTAGTCCTATTCCTGAAGCAGAGGGAATTCAAGGATCCAATAACGGAAACCGAAAAAGGAAACTGAAGTCTTCTCCATTTAAA ATATCATCTAAAGATGAAGAAAACGACTCTCGTCTCCATGATACTCTGAAAATCAAG gcTGCAGATGAAGCAAAGAATTCTGTTGGTAAAGTTAAACGTTCCCCTCACAGTGCTGGACTTAAGTCTGGCAAAATATCAAAACCTCTAGATCATCACTCATCTTCAAGTACTGACCATAAAAGAGAAGAGGGTGACTATGCTTTATCCACAGCCCAAGTTCTATCAAATAATCCAATCAGCTTACCTACCAAACTGAGGAGCAGGCGGAAGATGAAACTGTGGAAGTCACAAAGAGATGCAAAAATTCCTGAGAGTACTTCGATTGATCAACTTAATATTACTGCTCAATCAATAGATGACAGACAACATGATCTCAAG GAGCGGCATTCTAATTGCCTATCTTGGCATAAATTGCGTAGATGGTGTGTTTTTGAGTGGTTCTATAGTGCAATTGACTTTCCATGGTTTGCGAAGTGTGAGTTTGTAGAGTACTTGAATCACGTTGGATTGGGTCACATTCCTAGATTGACACGTGTTGAGTGGGGTGTTATTCGAAG TTCCCTTGGGAGACCACGGAGATTCTCAGCTCAATTCTTGAAGGAAGAAAAACAGAAGCTTAATCAATATAGGGAATCTGTTAGGAAACACTATGCTGAACTTCGTGCAGGCACAAGGGAAGGACTTCCAACTGATTTAGCTCGGCCATTATCTGTTGGACAGCGTGTTATTGCGATTCATCCAAAAACAAGAGAGATCCATGATGGAAGTGTACTTACTGTTGACTATAGCAGGTGTCGTGTTCAGTTTGACCGACCTGAACTTGGGGTTGAATTTGTCATG GATATCGAGTGTATGCCTTTAAATCCAGTTGAAAACATGCCTGCAAATTTGTCAAGACATGGTGTGACTCTTGATAAAATATTTGGGAACCTCAACGAGGTTAAGATTAATGGCTTACTGAAGGAAGCGAAGATTGAAGATTATATGAAATCAACCAGCAATGATAAACTTGAAAGCACTGAGGGTTCTGTGTATATTTCCCCTTCCACTCATCACatcaacaaattaattaaacaagcAAAG GTTGACCTTGGGTGCTCTAATCTACAAGCTAAATTTGGGCTTAGTGAGACTGTCGGTATTCAACAGGAGACAAGTTCCCAACCTTCTGCTCTTGCTCAAATTCAAGCAAAAGAAGCTGACGTTCATGCTCTTTCTGAACTGTCACGTGCACTTGACAAGAAG GAGGTGGTGGTGTCTGAATTGAAGCGATTAAATGATGAGGTGTTGGAAAACCAAATAAATGGAGACAACTTGCTAAAGGATTCAGAAAACTTTAAGAAGCAATATGCTGCTGTGCTACTACAGTTGAATGAAGTTAATGAACAG GTTTCCTCTGCTTTGTATTGCTTAAGGCAGCGCAATACATATCAAGGGACTTCACCATTGATGTTCCTCAAGCCAGTGCATGACTCGGGCGACCCATGCTCTCATTCTCAGGAACCTGGTTCCCATGTAGCTGAAATTGTGGGAAGTTCCAGAGCAAAGGCTCAAACAATGATCGATGAAGCAATGCAG GCCATTCTAGCTCTGAAAAAAGGAGAAAGTAATTTGGAGAATATTGAAGAAGCCATTGATTTTGTGAGTAATAGACTCACAGTGGATGATCTGGCCTTGCCAACTGTGAGATCAGCAGCTGCAGATACTAGTAAtgccgctccagtatctcagaATCATTTCAATGTATGTACATCGAACACATCGACTGCTAGTTTTGTAGTTGGTGCCAAATCCAATGGCTCATCTGACAAGACTGAAATGGAGATCCCTTCTGAACTGATTGCACACTGTGTAGCCACTCTACTCATGATTCAG AAATGCACAGAACGACAGTTCCCACCGTCTGACGTTGCTCAGGTACTGGATTCTGCTGTCAGTAGTTTGCAGCCATGTTGTCCTCAGAACCTTCCACTATACGCAGAGATACAGAAATGCATGGGAATTATAAGGAGTCAGATACTTGCGCTTATACCCACGTAG